One Pieris napi chromosome W, ilPieNapi1.2, whole genome shotgun sequence DNA segment encodes these proteins:
- the LOC125062018 gene encoding uncharacterized protein LOC125062018 produces MPLKRTPPSTPTPEDLKEARLNAPKASFSGSAPDLSNEERSNVTMRRKQDESYIKKFITEIKDMLAKANSQNESKFTSLQSSMREILTQNTEIKDSIAFVSKQYEDMKAKYEKLEKQRNEDRLYIDQLEKKIESLERTSASTKLELRNIPKITGENKDSLCKIASKAADVIDFPIQKQDIKDIYRTKSKTGHGAIIVELGSVILKDGIIEKARKFNKMNSANKLNTAHLSLEGPAKPFFISECLSPCGKRLNYLARAFAQENGYKFCWTSFGRTYLRQDEGKRHIRIDSEGDLNKLRLKQ; encoded by the exons ATGCCTCTTAAGCGCACACCTCCCAGCACCCCCACTCCCGAAGACTTAAAGGAAGCTAGGTTGAACGCGCCGAAAGCTTCTTTTTCGGGCTCCGCGCCAG ATTTATCTAATGAGGAGCGAAGCAATGTAACTATGAGGCGCAAGCAGGATGAgtcctatattaaaaaattcataaccgAAATTAAGGATATGCTTGCTAAAGCAAACTCTCAAAATGAAAGTAAATTCACCTCCTTGCAATCCTCCATGAGAGAAATCTTGAcacaaaatacagaaataaaagacTCCATTGCTTTTGTTTCTAAGCAGTACGAAGATATGAAAGCTAAATACGAGAAGTTGGAAAAACAGAGGAATGAAGATCGTCTGTATATTGATCAGCTTGAAAAGAAAATCGAGTCGCTGGAACGAACGTCTGCCTCAACTAAACTTGAACTAAGAAATATTCCTAAGATTACCGGTGAAAATAAGGatagtttatgtaaaattgCTTCAAAAGCTGCAGATGTTATTGATTTTCCCATACAGAAACAGGATATTAAGGATATTTATCGTACAAAAAGTAAAACTGGACATGGAGCAATTATTGTGGAATTGGGCAGCGTTATATTGAAAGATGGTATTATTGAAAAGGCAcgcaaatttaacaaaatgaaTTCTGCTAACAAATTGAACACGGCACACTTAAGTTTGGAAGGACCAGCAaagccattttttatttcagaatgtCTATCACCCTGCGGAAAACGATTAAATTATCTGGCTCGTGCATTTGCTCAGGAAAATGGATATAAATTCTGCTGGACCTCATTTGGAAGAACCTACCTGAGACAAGATGAAGGTAAACGGCATATTAGAATTGATAGTGAGggtgatttaaataaacttcgtCTAAAACAATGA